Proteins encoded together in one Vanessa cardui chromosome 19, ilVanCard2.1, whole genome shotgun sequence window:
- the LOC124538075 gene encoding uncharacterized protein LOC124538075 produces MDHYLTTYKKDYLWPNLPGSSTGTAGAGLAEVPKLSGEELAFYQACMQHTRPPDCRCPQYTGAEVQLPPGKEGGWSRNEMMGPLLDPKLYPVRVGASPETATSRYDQPNAFLDKLQSKYPMLYSILQNEASPELKQRIDRDRNKTTYQVDYCEAGPGAKFEGLQRAADESGTGPCAQPMRLPGDPCRVGPKPRRSTPKTISKQAGGSASDPRAKCETTSAVPPLGKTEYQDGVSKLGAIIMRDKLHRR; encoded by the exons atggATCACTATCTTACAACTTATAAGAAAGATTACTTATGGCCCAACTTACCTGGTTCGTCCACAGGGACCGCTGGAGCAGGTCTTGCGGA gGTCCCAAAACTCTCAGGCGAGGAGCTTGCCTTCTATCAAGCATGTATGCAACATACGCGTCCGCCAGACTGTAGATGTCCACAGTATACTGGAGCGGAAGTACAACTACCCCCTGGTAAAGAAGGGGGATGGAGTCGAAACGAG ATGATGGGACCATTACTGGATCCAAAACTCTATCCAGTTCGAGTTGGTGCCAGTCCAGAGACTGCTACCTCACGCTATGATCAGCCAAATGCGTTCTTAGATAAG TTGCAGTCAAAGTACCCAATGCTGTACAGCATTCTGCAGAACGAGGCATCTCCTGAATTAAAACAACGAATTGACCGAGATCGCAACAAAACTACATATCAAGTGGATTACTGTGAAGCCG GTCCAGGGGCAAAGTTTGAGGGTCTCCAAAGGGCAGCCGATGAAAGTGGTACAGGACCATGTGCACAACCAATGAGGTTACCAGGAGATCCCTGCAGAGTAGGACCTAAGCCAAGGAGATCGACACCTAAAACGATTTCTAAGCAAGCCGGTGGTTCTGCAAGTGATCCAAGAGCCAAATGTG AAACAACATCAGCGGTGCCACCTCTGGGTAAAACTGAATATCAAGATGGCGTATCAAAACTTGGGGCTATTATAATGCGCGATAAATTACACAGACGATGA